Proteins from one Faecalibacterium sp. I3-3-33 genomic window:
- a CDS encoding TraX family protein has protein sequence MSTKPIHSTAATRFDLSAAALHILAMVLMLMDHLWATLLPAQEWLTCAGRVAFPIFAFMAVEGYFHTHDLKKYTLRLLLFALLSEVPFDLMYGGTWFYPVHQNVIWTLLLGILGIHLMETVRKKQKTALYLLVSALVVVAGAVLGTLGMVDYYGAGVLTVFIFYFFHGHGRKWWCLLGQLAALYWVNVELLGGLMYPIQLFGMDFELCQQGLALLALVPIWLYRGRQGYHSKPFQYACYAFYPVHMLLLALVLNFVNR, from the coding sequence ATGTCAACCAAACCGATCCATTCCACTGCTGCGACCCGCTTTGACCTGAGCGCAGCGGCTCTTCATATCCTTGCCATGGTGCTGATGCTGATGGACCACCTGTGGGCGACGTTGCTGCCTGCGCAGGAATGGCTGACCTGTGCGGGACGTGTGGCGTTTCCCATCTTTGCCTTTATGGCGGTGGAGGGCTATTTCCACACCCATGACCTGAAAAAATACACCCTGCGCCTGCTGCTGTTTGCCCTGCTTTCAGAAGTGCCCTTCGATTTGATGTACGGCGGCACATGGTTCTACCCGGTGCACCAGAATGTTATCTGGACGCTGCTGCTGGGCATTCTGGGCATCCATCTGATGGAAACCGTGCGCAAAAAGCAGAAAACAGCGCTGTACCTGCTGGTCTCCGCCCTTGTGGTGGTGGCAGGTGCGGTGCTGGGCACGCTGGGCATGGTGGACTACTACGGTGCCGGTGTGCTGACCGTATTCATCTTCTACTTTTTTCACGGGCACGGGCGCAAGTGGTGGTGCCTGCTGGGGCAGCTGGCAGCACTGTACTGGGTCAATGTGGAGCTGCTGGGCGGGCTGATGTACCCCATTCAACTCTTCGGCATGGACTTTGAGCTTTGCCAGCAAGGGCTGGCGCTGCTGGCACTGGTGCCCATCTGGCTGTACCGCGGGCGGCAGGGCTACCACAGCAAACCGTTCCAGTACGCCTGCTACGCCTTTTACCCCGTGCACATGCTGCTGCTGGCGCTGGTGCTGAATTTCGTGAACCGGTAA
- a CDS encoding recombinase family protein, with product MEFIREDCIYARQSVDRKDSISIESQIDFCKYELKGGSCRVFKDKGYSGKNTDRPEFQKLLGEIRKGKVRRVIVYKLDRISRSILDFATMMELFQEYDVEFVSSTEKFDTSTPMGRAMLNICIVFAQLERETIQKRVTDAYYSRCLKGFHMSGQAPYGYQLEPTVVEGIRTKKMVADPVAADHVRLMFEMYAEPETSFGDITRYFEEHDIKIYGKSMFRTFLSQLLRNPVYAQADLELYEFFKSQGAAIVNDASDFAGTNGCYLYQGRDVKEDKDRCLKDQILVIAPHEALISSDTWLKCRKKLMANTTFQQGRKPKNTWLAGKIKCGHCGYALKATHVPNSTGYFRCTKRTENKGCPGCGKIRKEEFEQFIFSAMQEKFKDFQILHGREEKVNPKLTAYQVELAQVEAEIEKLLDMLTGANATLLAYANKKIEELDTRRQTISKAIAELSVETISPQQIKKLSYYLDNWDSIDFDDKRKAADGLISTIKATSDRVQIEWKI from the coding sequence ATGGAATTTATCAGAGAAGATTGTATTTACGCAAGACAGTCAGTAGACCGCAAGGACAGTATCAGCATTGAAAGTCAGATCGACTTTTGCAAGTATGAATTGAAAGGTGGGAGCTGCCGGGTATTCAAGGACAAAGGCTATTCCGGTAAAAATACGGACAGGCCGGAGTTTCAAAAGCTGCTGGGCGAGATCCGCAAGGGAAAGGTCAGGCGGGTCATCGTGTATAAACTGGACCGTATAAGCCGCTCTATTCTGGACTTTGCAACGATGATGGAGCTGTTTCAAGAGTATGATGTGGAGTTTGTATCATCCACAGAAAAGTTTGATACTTCGACCCCGATGGGCCGGGCCATGCTGAATATCTGCATTGTATTCGCCCAGCTTGAACGTGAGACAATTCAGAAGCGTGTCACAGACGCCTACTATTCACGGTGCCTGAAAGGCTTTCACATGAGCGGACAGGCACCATACGGTTATCAGTTAGAGCCTACTGTGGTAGAGGGTATCCGCACAAAGAAAATGGTTGCCGACCCCGTAGCCGCCGACCATGTTCGGCTGATGTTTGAAATGTACGCTGAACCGGAAACCTCCTTCGGAGATATTACCCGATACTTCGAGGAACATGACATAAAAATTTATGGCAAATCCATGTTCCGTACATTTCTTTCCCAGCTTTTAAGAAACCCCGTTTACGCACAGGCCGATTTGGAGCTGTACGAATTTTTCAAGAGCCAGGGCGCAGCGATTGTCAATGACGCTTCCGACTTTGCCGGAACAAACGGCTGCTATCTCTATCAGGGGCGGGATGTGAAGGAGGACAAGGACAGGTGCTTAAAAGACCAGATACTTGTTATCGCTCCCCACGAAGCACTCATTTCCTCTGACACATGGCTTAAATGCCGGAAAAAACTTATGGCAAATACCACCTTCCAGCAGGGACGGAAACCGAAGAACACTTGGCTGGCCGGAAAAATCAAATGCGGGCATTGTGGGTATGCTCTGAAAGCCACCCATGTACCAAACAGCACTGGATATTTCCGCTGTACCAAACGGACGGAAAACAAAGGCTGTCCGGGCTGCGGGAAAATCCGCAAAGAAGAATTTGAGCAATTCATTTTCTCGGCCATGCAGGAGAAATTCAAAGACTTTCAGATACTCCACGGCAGAGAGGAAAAAGTCAATCCGAAACTGACCGCCTATCAAGTGGAGCTGGCACAGGTGGAGGCAGAAATTGAAAAGCTGCTGGATATGCTGACCGGAGCCAATGCGACCTTGCTTGCCTACGCCAACAAAAAAATTGAAGAACTGGACACCCGACGCCAGACCATTTCAAAGGCAATCGCCGAATTGAGCGTTGAAACCATATCTCCCCAGCAGATAAAGAAGTTATCCTATTATCTCGACAACTGGGACAGCATAGATTTTGACGACAAAAGAAAAGCCGCCGATGGTTTGATCTCTACGATCAAGGCCACCAGCGACCGTGTTCAGATAGAGTGGAAAATTTGA
- a CDS encoding RNA polymerase sigma factor, translated as MAIINLRDYYPFYTSDCFMEVSEEVAEMFKEFDRKEAAYRLRTYRHKAYYSLDRDDGLEHEAVFVALSPHELYERKVTMQELHAAITSLPDKQAKRIYAHFILGMTKQDIARAEGVHEKVVRVAIERGLRRLEKILKNSL; from the coding sequence ATGGCTATTATCAATTTGCGGGACTATTACCCATTCTATACATCGGATTGCTTCATGGAAGTATCGGAAGAAGTTGCAGAAATGTTCAAAGAGTTTGATCGTAAAGAGGCTGCTTATCGGCTGCGTACATACCGCCACAAAGCCTACTATTCCCTTGATCGGGATGACGGGCTGGAGCATGAGGCTGTCTTTGTCGCTTTATCTCCCCATGAACTGTATGAGCGGAAAGTGACCATGCAGGAACTTCACGCAGCGATTACCAGTCTGCCAGACAAACAGGCAAAACGGATTTACGCCCATTTCATTCTCGGCATGACCAAACAGGACATTGCCCGGGCAGAGGGCGTCCATGAAAAAGTAGTTCGTGTCGCAATCGAGCGAGGTCTGCGTCGCTTAGAAAAAATTTTGAAAAATTCTTTGTAA
- a CDS encoding ABC transporter permease yields MKDLLWAESQKLHRSKILWIAGFATVMVGLIVFAQGQFTFYDRRYIDGAGWFMTAAQSLATFYVLPAVIALLGSYMICREEQEDTLKSLRLIPVDEVKLTLAKMILAFVFSVLIYLLLFAITFLVEAVLHLEALSVGLVLENLKIYFLDGVGVFFAISPIIALVARMKKGYWLALVFAEIYSFAGLFASMSQQLKTVYPMTAVFNISGYYNANMFQVLIGVVILMVCVILSLLILKGLNRKTK; encoded by the coding sequence ATGAAAGATTTGCTTTGGGCGGAGAGCCAGAAACTCCACCGTTCCAAAATACTCTGGATTGCTGGGTTTGCAACAGTCATGGTAGGGTTGATCGTCTTTGCACAGGGACAGTTTACATTCTATGACCGCCGATATATTGACGGGGCTGGATGGTTTATGACAGCGGCCCAATCCCTTGCTACCTTTTATGTTCTGCCTGCTGTAATTGCCCTATTGGGAAGTTATATGATTTGCCGGGAGGAACAGGAGGATACCTTAAAATCTCTGCGGCTCATTCCCGTAGATGAAGTGAAACTGACACTTGCCAAAATGATACTTGCCTTTGTGTTCAGCGTTCTGATTTACCTTTTACTTTTTGCAATTACCTTTCTTGTCGAGGCAGTTTTGCATTTAGAAGCACTTTCCGTTGGCCTTGTGTTAGAAAATCTGAAAATATATTTTCTGGATGGGGTAGGCGTATTCTTTGCAATTTCGCCTATTATCGCTCTGGTAGCGCGGATGAAAAAGGGGTATTGGCTGGCTCTGGTATTTGCAGAAATTTATTCGTTTGCTGGATTATTTGCGAGTATGTCCCAGCAGTTAAAGACGGTATATCCCATGACAGCCGTTTTCAATATCTCTGGTTATTATAATGCAAATATGTTTCAGGTTTTAATCGGTGTTGTAATTCTGATGGTTTGTGTGATTTTGTCATTGTTAATTTTGAAAGGATTGAACCGCAAGACTAAATAA
- a CDS encoding ABC transporter permease gives MLKLIQVEFLKLRRRKFIWLMLLAALFMPLAAVFYFSSVKGTGVDPIMFYKWTAFSYTPWIILPVVLGMLCTMLMYNENQYDMLKQLWIVPVNKMAYFFSKFAVVLVYSICFMLVTATASILTGILSGYIPFDSESVLYLLRKCMEISLLTAFAVLPVLAVAAAQKGYILPVCLTLIYTFLGFILLMVNMYLHPLSSMTAIVMYDIPGVVFDQPLNIPAAFLCIGVWAAASAVLANVALVRRK, from the coding sequence TTGCTTAAACTGATACAAGTTGAATTTCTAAAACTGCGCCGGAGAAAGTTTATCTGGCTCATGCTGCTGGCGGCGCTCTTTATGCCACTGGCTGCCGTATTTTACTTTTCAAGTGTCAAAGGAACCGGTGTGGACCCCATTATGTTTTACAAATGGACAGCGTTCAGCTATACCCCGTGGATCATCCTACCGGTAGTGCTGGGGATGTTGTGTACCATGCTGATGTATAACGAAAACCAGTATGATATGCTCAAACAGCTTTGGATTGTACCGGTCAATAAAATGGCATACTTTTTCAGCAAGTTTGCTGTGGTGCTGGTGTATTCCATTTGCTTTATGCTAGTTACCGCAACGGCGTCCATTCTGACCGGCATACTATCCGGTTATATTCCCTTTGACAGTGAAAGTGTCCTTTATCTTTTGCGGAAGTGTATGGAAATTTCTCTGTTGACCGCCTTTGCGGTGTTACCAGTACTGGCGGTTGCCGCAGCGCAAAAGGGCTATATTCTCCCTGTTTGCCTGACGCTGATTTATACATTCCTCGGCTTTATCCTCTTGATGGTGAATATGTACCTACATCCGCTGTCCAGTATGACCGCTATTGTTATGTATGATATTCCGGGTGTTGTATTCGATCAGCCATTAAATATTCCAGCCGCATTTCTGTGTATTGGTGTATGGGCTGCTGCTTCGGCTGTATTGGCGAATGTGGCTTTGGTTCGGAGAAAGTGA
- a CDS encoding ABC transporter ATP-binding protein — protein MSDLVIETKKLTKIYGEQTAVNSVNLHVKPGRIYGLLGRNGAGKTTIMKMILGLTPITSGEVDVFGQNIKGHEKRIYPRIGAIIETPGFYPNLTGTENLEIFAKLRGTPQPNAVKNALEVVGLPYKDKKLFSKYSLGMKQRLGIANAILHDPELLILDEPTNGLDPIGIAEVRNFIKNLSVERGKTILISSHILSEISLLADDIGIIDHGVLLEESSMEELEKKNRKYIQLQVSDIPKASLILERQFHVTDYAVQDEHNLRLYDTALDMAAINKALVVQDVAVISSQICNDTLEDYFKQITGGEGIA, from the coding sequence ATGAGTGATCTTGTGATTGAAACCAAAAAGCTGACAAAGATTTACGGGGAACAAACTGCCGTTAATTCTGTGAATCTTCATGTAAAACCGGGCCGGATTTATGGACTTTTAGGACGCAACGGAGCCGGTAAAACCACAATTATGAAAATGATTTTGGGCCTTACACCAATCACTTCCGGCGAAGTAGATGTGTTCGGACAGAACATCAAAGGCCATGAGAAACGCATTTATCCCCGTATTGGAGCCATCATCGAAACTCCCGGTTTTTATCCGAATCTGACCGGCACAGAAAACCTTGAAATTTTTGCGAAGTTACGAGGGACACCCCAGCCCAATGCTGTCAAGAACGCGCTGGAAGTTGTGGGATTGCCCTACAAGGACAAAAAGCTGTTCAGTAAGTATTCCCTCGGCATGAAGCAGCGCCTCGGTATTGCCAACGCTATTCTGCATGACCCGGAGCTTTTGATTTTGGACGAGCCGACCAATGGACTTGACCCTATCGGTATAGCCGAAGTGAGGAACTTTATTAAGAATTTAAGTGTGGAGCGTGGCAAAACCATCCTAATTTCCAGCCATATACTTTCCGAAATTTCACTGTTGGCAGATGACATAGGCATTATCGACCACGGGGTTCTGCTGGAAGAAAGCAGCATGGAAGAATTAGAAAAGAAAAATCGGAAATACATCCAGCTTCAAGTGTCGGATATTCCAAAAGCCTCTTTAATTTTGGAAAGGCAATTCCATGTGACCGATTATGCGGTGCAGGACGAACACAACCTGCGGCTTTATGACACCGCACTGGATATGGCGGCAATCAACAAGGCCCTTGTGGTGCAGGATGTAGCTGTTATCAGCTCCCAAATCTGCAATGATACCCTTGAGGATTATTTCAAACAGATCACAGGGGGAGAGGGAATTGCTTAA
- a CDS encoding DUF3887 domain-containing protein: MKRLSCLLLGILLVFSLCACQQAAPSSGEAPDQQAITEEATEYFNQMMDGDFETFFNALPQGVQDNISAETIQETWEEEVDKLGGLPENTSPDVSCYVPEHSDQIRVEFVIPCDKGNFKVFINYFPDGSLYNYVIWKNETK; this comes from the coding sequence ATGAAACGATTGAGTTGTTTATTACTCGGTATTCTGCTTGTTTTTTCTCTTTGTGCCTGCCAGCAGGCCGCTCCATCTTCCGGCGAGGCTCCCGACCAACAGGCCATTACGGAAGAAGCAACCGAATACTTTAACCAAATGATGGATGGAGATTTTGAAACTTTCTTCAATGCGTTGCCGCAGGGCGTACAGGACAATATTTCTGCGGAGACGATACAGGAAACATGGGAAGAAGAAGTCGATAAGCTGGGCGGGCTGCCGGAGAACACTTCCCCGGATGTGTCCTGCTATGTGCCGGAACACTCTGACCAAATCCGTGTTGAATTTGTCATTCCTTGTGACAAAGGCAATTTCAAAGTATTCATCAACTATTTCCCGGATGGCAGCCTTTACAACTATGTTATCTGGAAGAACGAAACAAAATGA
- a CDS encoding ABC transporter permease has translation MTIITTEIQKWKRNKIVWCILALTLLLGAFAIERACSISRSSPFMDSFGDLYTLAFKNLSSLFLPIVLGMFATTLFFDEHKNDTMKELLIIPITKAQLYFSKVAVVILMSVGLCLITFLLCVVGGLIAGGFPDLNAQTLMDAGLLYLAGGILIPIAMLPIVFLSTLSKGYILPIGATLLYLIPVVIAPAYLTGIHPLASVMGIYPHISEAAAAMVESLMQGVLFNTSPLVCVGSLLLIGATFAAASVVALKKQSY, from the coding sequence ATGACGATTATTACAACTGAAATCCAGAAATGGAAACGGAATAAAATTGTCTGGTGCATTTTGGCTCTAACACTTCTGCTTGGAGCGTTTGCGATTGAAAGGGCTTGCAGCATTTCAAGGAGCAGTCCCTTTATGGATAGTTTTGGCGACCTTTACACACTGGCCTTTAAGAATCTGTCCAGCCTGTTTCTGCCGATTGTGCTGGGAATGTTTGCAACGACACTGTTTTTCGATGAACACAAAAATGACACGATGAAAGAACTGCTTATCATCCCTATTACAAAAGCACAGCTATACTTTTCAAAAGTCGCTGTGGTTATTCTGATGTCCGTAGGACTGTGCCTGATTACTTTTCTTTTGTGTGTTGTCGGTGGGCTGATTGCCGGAGGCTTTCCCGATCTGAACGCCCAAACACTGATGGACGCTGGTCTTTTGTATCTGGCAGGTGGTATTCTGATTCCCATAGCCATGCTTCCGATTGTGTTTCTTTCCACGCTGTCAAAGGGATATATCCTGCCCATTGGCGCAACGCTGCTTTATCTGATTCCCGTAGTCATTGCCCCGGCTTATCTTACGGGAATACACCCGCTGGCAAGCGTGATGGGGATTTATCCCCATATTTCCGAAGCGGCCGCAGCTATGGTAGAAAGCCTGATGCAAGGCGTTTTATTCAATACTTCGCCGCTTGTTTGTGTCGGTTCGCTGCTCTTGATCGGTGCTACATTTGCCGCCGCATCCGTAGTGGCTCTAAAAAAGCAATCTTACTGA
- a CDS encoding sensor histidine kinase gives MEINLYLLLSLLIALLVISYLLGKLHRVRGQLFLIRDALNDIKAGNLNRRVLARESDLTKQICYDINEIAMSSQSRLIQQKQSEQAYKRLMTSLSHDVKTPLASLVGYLEAVESKMVTGAEKEEYIRVAMEKAYHLKDFVTALFEWVKLDAGEQIFHFEVCDLNELSRDIMADWVPLLENHDLSYEIEIPETEYMTRVDSTAYTRILNNLLQNILTHSDASKVFLTVTETEQQAKIVVADNGNGIAASDLPHIFERMYQCDHSRSAKGNGLGLSIAKELVSIHKGTITAASVPGNGTTFIIILPKAL, from the coding sequence ATGGAAATTAACCTTTATCTATTGTTGTCCTTATTGATTGCTTTGCTGGTAATCAGCTATCTTTTGGGAAAACTTCACCGCGTCCGTGGTCAGCTTTTTCTTATTAGGGATGCCCTAAACGATATAAAAGCCGGGAATTTGAACCGCCGTGTATTGGCGCGGGAAAGCGACCTGACAAAACAAATCTGTTATGATATTAACGAGATTGCCATGAGCAGCCAATCTCGGCTTATACAGCAAAAGCAATCCGAACAGGCTTATAAACGGCTTATGACAAGCCTTTCCCATGATGTAAAAACCCCTCTTGCTTCTCTGGTTGGATATTTGGAGGCTGTGGAAAGCAAGATGGTAACAGGAGCTGAGAAGGAAGAATACATTCGGGTGGCTATGGAAAAAGCCTACCACCTGAAAGATTTTGTGACCGCCCTGTTTGAATGGGTGAAGCTGGATGCCGGGGAACAGATTTTTCATTTTGAGGTCTGCGACCTGAATGAGCTTTCCCGTGACATCATGGCTGATTGGGTGCCGCTGCTGGAAAACCACGATCTTAGCTATGAAATTGAGATACCCGAAACAGAATACATGACACGTGTTGACTCTACCGCCTACACTCGTATTCTCAATAATTTACTGCAAAATATCCTGACGCACAGTGATGCAAGCAAAGTTTTCCTGACCGTGACTGAAACTGAGCAGCAAGCAAAAATCGTTGTTGCTGATAACGGCAACGGGATTGCCGCCTCTGATCTCCCGCATATCTTTGAACGGATGTATCAATGCGATCACTCCCGTTCTGCCAAAGGGAACGGGCTGGGCCTTTCGATTGCCAAAGAGTTAGTCAGTATTCATAAAGGAACGATTACAGCCGCTAGTGTTCCCGGAAACGGAACAACCTTTATCATCATACTTCCGAAAGCTCTGTGA
- a CDS encoding response regulator transcription factor encodes MNSVLIIDDDKKLCALMKKCVEQENLSAVVAHGGLEGLRLLEKNKDTCSLIILDVMMPDMNGFQVLQKIREKNNVPVLMLTAKSDEEDKVSGLRLGADDYLTKPFGINELMARVNSLIRRYTTLNPVTGNEAATMLLKDMVIDKINRTVTVQNLPVDLTGKEFDLLLFLASNKGRVFTKKQLYTQVWTEEYDFDDNNLMAFISKLRKKIEPNPEQPFYIQTVRGVGYRFNKEA; translated from the coding sequence ATGAATAGTGTTTTGATTATAGACGATGACAAGAAACTTTGTGCCTTGATGAAAAAATGTGTGGAACAAGAAAATTTATCTGCGGTAGTAGCACATGGCGGCTTAGAGGGTCTGAGGCTACTGGAAAAAAACAAGGATACCTGTTCACTAATTATTCTGGATGTGATGATGCCAGATATGAACGGGTTTCAAGTATTGCAGAAAATCCGAGAGAAAAACAATGTGCCGGTGCTGATGCTGACCGCCAAAAGCGACGAAGAAGATAAGGTTTCTGGTCTGCGGCTGGGAGCGGACGATTATCTGACAAAGCCGTTTGGAATTAACGAACTAATGGCTCGTGTCAATTCTCTAATCCGGCGCTATACCACCTTAAACCCTGTGACCGGAAACGAAGCCGCCACCATGCTTCTGAAAGATATGGTAATTGATAAAATCAACCGAACCGTAACGGTTCAAAATCTCCCGGTAGACTTGACCGGCAAAGAGTTTGATTTGCTTCTATTTTTGGCGTCCAACAAGGGTCGGGTCTTTACTAAAAAACAACTTTATACGCAGGTGTGGACAGAAGAATATGATTTTGACGACAATAACCTCATGGCATTTATCAGTAAACTGCGAAAAAAAATCGAGCCAAATCCAGAACAACCTTTTTATATTCAGACTGTCCGCGGTGTAGGGTATCGCTTTAACAAGGAGGCATGA
- a CDS encoding helix-turn-helix transcriptional regulator, which yields MRMNQNERRFDFHGLGAALKRAREEKGWTQAYVAELVDRDSRTIMNIENKGQYPSFNLFVKLITMFDISVDQFIHTDGGKQESPCRKHIDVLLNSMNEKELVVIEATAEGLKKARETEVPE from the coding sequence ATGAGAATGAACCAAAATGAAAGAAGGTTTGACTTTCACGGCCTCGGGGCGGCTCTCAAACGGGCCAGAGAAGAAAAGGGCTGGACGCAAGCCTATGTTGCGGAATTGGTAGACCGTGACTCCCGTACCATTATGAATATCGAGAACAAAGGACAGTATCCGAGTTTCAACCTTTTTGTAAAGCTCATTACCATGTTTGACATTTCGGTTGACCAGTTTATTCATACGGACGGAGGCAAACAGGAAAGCCCTTGCAGAAAGCATATTGATGTGCTCCTAAACTCCATGAACGAAAAAGAGCTTGTCGTGATAGAAGCCACAGCCGAGGGGCTCAAGAAAGCCAGAGAAACGGAGGTTCCAGAATAA
- a CDS encoding relaxase/mobilization nuclease domain-containing protein produces the protein MATTTLLQRHAGEGETIAEAIRDCLDYGKDPEKTESGKYISAYECDPATVADEFLLAKASYAAMTGREQKKENNVLCYQIRQSFYPGEITPKEANRIGYELAMRWTKGRHAFIVTTHTDKQHIHCHIYYNSTTLDCTRKFRNFWGSSFALRRLSDRLCLENGLSIVENPKPRSKSKYRNYGEWQKDRKGPLSYQDRLRLAIDTALAERPADLDEFLNLMKRAGYEVKTVRGGGISFRLTGQGQERFTRLRASTLGDGYDLQDVLSAIEGKEKRTGRSERKISLAVDIQAKLAAGKGPGYERWAKVFNIKQMAAALAYIQDNGLTDYEQLAQKATEAADRFHAISEQIKQTEQAMKTNAGLKAATVQYAKTRPVFEQYKATKYSRKFLAEHEADLELYRAAQTEMRSLLGGAKLPKMDVLKEEGRKLTAKKKQLYGEYQKARRDMQEIVTIKANIDTLMGYTEPGRKQEKER, from the coding sequence TTGGCTACCACAACTTTGTTACAGCGCCATGCGGGCGAAGGCGAAACGATTGCTGAGGCTATCCGGGATTGTCTGGACTATGGCAAGGACCCGGAGAAAACAGAAAGCGGAAAGTATATCTCCGCTTATGAATGTGATCCGGCCACCGTGGCGGACGAGTTCCTTTTGGCAAAGGCCAGCTATGCTGCTATGACGGGCCGGGAACAGAAGAAAGAAAATAATGTGCTGTGCTATCAGATACGACAATCCTTCTATCCGGGCGAGATCACCCCGAAGGAGGCGAACCGTATCGGCTATGAGCTGGCTATGCGCTGGACAAAGGGGCGGCACGCTTTTATCGTTACCACGCACACCGATAAGCAGCACATCCATTGTCACATTTATTACAACTCCACCACCCTTGACTGCACCCGGAAATTCCGAAATTTTTGGGGCTCCAGCTTCGCCCTTCGGCGGCTCTCTGACAGGCTGTGCCTTGAAAACGGGCTGTCCATCGTGGAGAACCCGAAGCCCCGGAGCAAGAGCAAGTATCGGAACTATGGGGAGTGGCAGAAAGACCGGAAAGGACCGCTTTCCTATCAGGACCGACTGCGCCTTGCTATTGATACTGCGCTGGCGGAACGCCCCGCTGATCTGGACGAATTTCTCAATTTGATGAAGCGGGCCGGGTATGAGGTCAAGACGGTTCGGGGCGGCGGTATCAGCTTCCGGCTGACCGGGCAGGGACAGGAGCGCTTCACCCGTCTGCGTGCCTCCACGCTGGGGGACGGCTACGACTTGCAAGATGTTCTGTCCGCCATTGAGGGCAAAGAAAAACGCACCGGGCGCTCGGAGCGGAAAATCAGTCTGGCGGTGGATATTCAAGCAAAGCTGGCTGCCGGTAAGGGGCCGGGATATGAACGCTGGGCGAAGGTATTTAACATTAAGCAGATGGCTGCTGCCCTTGCTTATATACAGGACAATGGCCTGACCGATTATGAGCAGTTGGCACAGAAAGCCACCGAGGCAGCAGACCGTTTTCATGCCATTTCCGAGCAGATCAAGCAGACGGAACAGGCCATGAAAACCAATGCCGGGCTAAAGGCCGCAACGGTTCAGTATGCCAAAACCCGTCCAGTCTTTGAGCAGTATAAGGCGACGAAGTACAGCCGGAAATTCCTTGCGGAGCATGAGGCCGACCTTGAACTGTACCGGGCTGCACAAACGGAAATGCGCTCTCTGCTGGGCGGGGCGAAGCTCCCCAAAATGGATGTGCTGAAGGAAGAAGGCCGTAAGCTCACAGCAAAGAAAAAACAGCTCTATGGAGAATACCAGAAGGCACGACGGGATATGCAGGAGATCGTCACAATCAAGGCGAACATTGACACTCTGATGGGCTACACCGAGCCGGGAAGAAAGCAGGAAAAGGAGCGTTAA
- a CDS encoding CD1845 family protein, with product MMKILLKILVAPFALALSLLAALLVFLFDICAVLLTIASVILAVLGVALFFTPTPIGGIVFLFLAFLLSPYGLQAAAGSLLWALDGGKSALYRFLAS from the coding sequence ATGATGAAGATACTGCTGAAAATATTGGTTGCTCCCTTTGCTTTGGCGTTGTCCCTTCTGGCGGCTCTGCTGGTGTTCCTATTTGATATTTGTGCCGTCCTGCTGACGATTGCCTCTGTGATCCTGGCGGTGCTGGGTGTCGCTCTCTTTTTCACGCCGACGCCCATAGGCGGGATTGTATTTCTGTTTCTTGCCTTCCTTCTTTCGCCGTATGGACTGCAAGCGGCGGCGGGCTCCCTTCTTTGGGCGCTGGACGGAGGCAAATCCGCTCTGTACCGGTTTCTGGCAAGTTAA
- a CDS encoding plasmid mobilization protein, with the protein MENRKRNVHLHVMVTPDELAAIHERMAEAGISNAGAYVRKMALNGYILHIDLTPVKELISLQRRCSNNLNQVAVHAHTYGVYPEEIDGLKRDYEKLWGEVSKVLRELSELVAK; encoded by the coding sequence ATGGAGAACCGCAAGCGGAATGTCCATCTGCACGTCATGGTAACACCGGACGAGCTGGCGGCCATCCATGAGCGGATGGCCGAGGCGGGCATTTCCAACGCCGGGGCTTATGTACGGAAAATGGCTCTGAACGGGTATATCCTGCACATCGACCTTACGCCCGTAAAAGAGCTGATCTCTCTGCAACGGCGCTGTTCCAACAATCTCAATCAGGTCGCCGTACACGCACACACCTATGGCGTGTACCCGGAGGAAATCGACGGATTGAAGCGGGACTATGAAAAGCTGTGGGGCGAGGTGTCAAAGGTGCTGCGGGAGCTTTCCGAGCTGGTGGCAAAGTAA